From a region of the Thermoplasmata archaeon genome:
- the thsB gene encoding thermosome subunit beta: MPAGTPIFVLKEGTRRERGKGAQFNNIAAAKAVADAVRSTLGPRGMDKMLVDSLGDVVITNDGVTILKEIDIEHPAAKMLVEVAKTQDEEAGDGTTTAVILAGELLKKAEDLIDQNIHPTVIASGYRQASEKAREILEKVASKISIKDTDVLKKVSMTSMSSKSSSGHKELLADISVKAVSTVAEQRADGSYFVDDDNIQVVKKQGGSIADTELVDGIIVDKERVHPGMPSEVKEAKIALVDAALEVKKTEIDAKIEITDPTQLQAFLNEEEGMLKRMVETVKKSGATILFSQKGIDDLAQHYLAKEGIYAVRRVKKSDMEKLAKATGGKIVTKLDELSKDDLGYAKSVFEKKIGEDSMTFVTGCKNPKAVSILIRGGTEHVVDEVERSLEDSTSVVAVAIEDGKVVTGGGSSATEIALGLRDFASTVGGREQIAIEAFADAMECVPRTLAENAGLDPIDMLIELRKEHKKGNKYAGVNVFTGKVSDMKKENVIEPIRVGSQAISSATDAAVMVLRIDDVIAAKSGGGPGGKGPGAGGEGDEGGAGEEF, from the coding sequence AACAACATCGCGGCCGCGAAGGCCGTGGCGGATGCCGTGCGGTCGACCTTGGGTCCGCGGGGCATGGACAAGATGCTCGTGGACAGCCTCGGGGACGTCGTCATCACGAACGATGGCGTCACGATCCTCAAGGAGATCGACATCGAGCACCCCGCCGCCAAGATGCTCGTCGAGGTCGCCAAGACCCAGGACGAGGAGGCCGGCGACGGCACGACGACCGCGGTCATCCTCGCGGGCGAGCTCCTCAAGAAGGCGGAAGACCTCATCGATCAGAACATCCACCCGACCGTAATCGCGTCGGGCTACCGCCAGGCGAGCGAGAAGGCCCGGGAGATCCTCGAGAAGGTCGCGAGCAAGATCTCCATCAAGGACACGGACGTCCTGAAGAAGGTCTCGATGACCTCGATGTCGTCCAAGTCCTCCAGCGGCCACAAGGAGCTCCTCGCGGACATCTCCGTGAAGGCCGTCTCGACGGTGGCCGAGCAGCGCGCGGATGGCAGCTACTTCGTGGACGACGACAACATCCAGGTCGTGAAGAAGCAGGGCGGCTCCATCGCCGACACGGAACTCGTGGACGGCATCATCGTGGACAAGGAACGCGTCCACCCGGGCATGCCGTCCGAGGTCAAAGAGGCAAAGATCGCCCTCGTCGACGCGGCCCTCGAGGTCAAGAAGACCGAGATCGACGCGAAGATCGAGATCACGGACCCGACCCAGCTCCAGGCCTTCCTGAACGAGGAGGAAGGCATGCTCAAGCGCATGGTCGAGACCGTGAAGAAGAGCGGCGCCACGATCCTGTTCAGCCAGAAGGGCATTGACGACCTGGCCCAGCACTACCTCGCCAAGGAGGGCATCTACGCCGTCCGGCGGGTCAAGAAGTCCGACATGGAAAAGCTCGCGAAGGCCACGGGCGGCAAGATCGTGACCAAGCTCGACGAGCTGTCCAAGGACGACCTGGGCTACGCCAAGAGCGTCTTCGAGAAGAAGATCGGCGAGGACTCCATGACGTTCGTCACGGGCTGCAAGAACCCCAAGGCCGTGTCCATCCTGATCCGGGGCGGCACCGAGCACGTGGTCGACGAGGTCGAGCGGTCCCTCGAGGACTCCACGAGCGTCGTGGCCGTGGCCATCGAGGACGGCAAGGTCGTGACGGGCGGCGGCTCCAGCGCCACGGAGATCGCCCTCGGGTTGCGCGACTTCGCCTCCACGGTCGGCGGACGCGAGCAGATCGCGATCGAGGCCTTTGCGGACGCCATGGAATGCGTCCCGCGCACCCTCGCCGAGAACGCCGGGCTGGATCCCATCGATATGCTCATCGAGCTCCGCAAGGAGCACAAGAAGGGCAACAAGTACGCCGGCGTGAACGTCTTCACAGGCAAGGTCTCCGACATGAAGAAGGAGAACGTGATCGAGCCGATTCGCGTGGGCAGCCAGGCCATCAGCTCCGCGACGGACGCGGCGGTCATGGTACTCCGGATCGACGACGTCATCGCGGCCAAGTCCGGCGGCGGACCGGGCGGCAAGGGACCGGGCGCTGGCGGA